Proteins from a single region of Streptomyces sp. HUAS 15-9:
- a CDS encoding GMC oxidoreductase, with amino-acid sequence MSTGGLWSPSSPSVVTADVGPVVDCDVLIIGTGMGGATLARALAGTGSRILLVEQGDFLPREPENWSPSHVFEQRRYKNAPLWEEGTGRTFTPGVHQYVGGSTKVYGASLPRFREEDFTAVEHWEGTSPAWPFSYKELEPHYAVAEQWYRVHGSPGQDPTEPHRSSPYPFPALCHEPYVADLADRLTRQGLHPYALAMGVDRREGGACVRCRTCDGFPCLVGAKSDAETCGVRPALAGGRVRLLTGTRVIRLDTDPAGRTVVAAQAQRGGATLELRAGTFVLGAGAVESAALLLRSQSALHPHGLGNSSGLVGRGYMQHNNTALLAVDMCRPNPAWFQKTLAVNDYYRPGKGGPYPLGNIQLLGKLQAAMLKAARPRLPRPLLHTMTAHSVEWWVMSEDLPDDDNRVVLGSSGRIRVHWSPTNTRAHRELVARARHMMRQAGYQFVAAQTFGVETNSHQCGTLRAGENPARSVLDPYCRSHDVRNLFVVDASFFPSSAAMNPALTIAAQAIRVAREGEVLP; translated from the coding sequence ATGAGCACCGGCGGCCTGTGGTCCCCTTCCTCCCCCTCGGTGGTCACCGCCGATGTGGGACCGGTGGTGGACTGCGACGTACTGATCATCGGCACCGGTATGGGCGGTGCCACCCTCGCCCGCGCCCTGGCGGGAACCGGGTCCCGCATCCTCCTCGTCGAACAGGGCGACTTCCTGCCCCGGGAACCGGAGAACTGGTCCCCCTCTCACGTCTTCGAGCAGCGGCGCTACAAGAACGCCCCGCTGTGGGAGGAGGGAACGGGGCGCACCTTCACCCCCGGTGTCCACCAGTACGTGGGCGGCAGCACCAAGGTGTACGGAGCCAGCCTGCCCCGCTTCCGCGAGGAGGACTTCACCGCCGTCGAACACTGGGAGGGCACGTCACCGGCCTGGCCGTTCTCGTACAAGGAACTCGAACCCCACTACGCGGTCGCCGAACAGTGGTACCGGGTGCACGGCTCACCCGGACAGGACCCCACCGAGCCTCACCGCTCGAGCCCCTATCCCTTCCCGGCCCTCTGTCACGAGCCCTACGTCGCCGATCTCGCCGACCGGCTCACACGCCAGGGCCTGCACCCCTACGCGCTGGCAATGGGCGTCGACCGGCGCGAGGGCGGCGCCTGTGTGCGCTGCCGCACCTGCGACGGCTTCCCCTGCCTGGTCGGCGCCAAGAGCGACGCGGAGACCTGCGGCGTGCGCCCGGCCCTCGCCGGAGGCCGAGTACGGCTGCTGACCGGGACACGCGTGATACGTCTGGACACCGATCCGGCCGGGCGCACCGTGGTGGCGGCACAGGCCCAACGTGGCGGCGCCACCCTCGAACTGCGCGCAGGTACCTTCGTGCTCGGCGCGGGCGCCGTGGAGTCCGCCGCACTGCTGCTGCGCTCGCAGTCCGCGCTTCACCCCCACGGCCTTGGCAACTCCTCCGGTCTGGTCGGCCGCGGCTACATGCAGCACAACAACACCGCCCTGCTGGCCGTGGACATGTGCCGTCCCAATCCCGCCTGGTTCCAGAAGACACTCGCGGTCAACGACTACTACCGCCCCGGAAAGGGCGGCCCTTACCCGCTGGGCAACATCCAGCTGCTGGGCAAACTGCAGGCGGCCATGCTCAAGGCCGCCCGGCCGCGGCTGCCCCGCCCGCTCCTGCACACCATGACCGCACACAGCGTGGAGTGGTGGGTGATGTCCGAGGACCTGCCCGACGACGACAACCGGGTGGTACTCGGCTCCTCGGGGCGCATCCGGGTCCACTGGAGTCCGACCAACACCCGTGCGCACCGCGAACTGGTTGCCCGCGCACGGCACATGATGCGGCAGGCCGGATACCAGTTCGTCGCCGCGCAGACCTTCGGCGTGGAGACCAACTCCCACCAGTGCGGAACGCTCCGCGCCGGCGAAAACCCCGCCCGCTCGGTCCTGGATCCGTACTGCCGCAGCCATGACGTGCGCAACCTGTTCGTGGTCGACGCCTCGTTCTTCCCGTCCTCCGCAGCCATGAACCCCGCCCTGACCATCGCCGCGCAGGCGATCCGCGTGGCCCGTGAAGGAGAGGTACTGCCGTGA
- a CDS encoding carbohydrate ABC transporter permease, translated as MGAVTQLPAPVAAGPSGTSTSAAPGAPTRSRRLPRTRGQWAAVAALTVCTLMFLLPVYVMVSAGLKSPAQADVSTMWHLPSPLSLDGYREAWSRLSGNFANSLLMVVPATVISSLVGALNGFVLSKVRFPKANLVFTIMLLGMFIPYQAVLIPLVTFLQKTGLYGTIPGLVLVHVVYGIPIATLIFRNYYAAVPQAIVEAAAIDGAGVLQTFWRVMLPLSLPGFVVAGIFQFTNIWNDFVFGIVVVPDPGSQPVTVALNNLSGTQSVNWNVVMAGAVIAAVPTALIYLLLGKYFIRGLTAGSVK; from the coding sequence ATGGGCGCCGTCACCCAACTCCCGGCCCCCGTCGCAGCCGGACCGTCCGGCACCTCGACCTCTGCGGCGCCCGGCGCCCCGACACGGTCCCGGCGCCTGCCCCGTACCCGCGGCCAGTGGGCCGCGGTCGCGGCCCTGACCGTGTGCACTCTGATGTTCCTGCTGCCCGTCTACGTGATGGTCTCCGCCGGCCTGAAATCCCCCGCGCAGGCCGACGTCTCCACCATGTGGCACCTGCCGTCCCCGCTCAGCCTCGACGGCTACCGCGAGGCCTGGTCGCGGCTGTCCGGCAACTTCGCCAACAGCCTGCTGATGGTGGTGCCCGCGACCGTCATCTCCTCGTTGGTCGGCGCCCTCAACGGGTTCGTCCTGTCCAAGGTGCGCTTCCCGAAGGCCAACCTGGTCTTCACCATCATGCTCCTGGGCATGTTCATCCCGTACCAGGCCGTGCTCATCCCGCTGGTGACGTTCCTGCAGAAGACCGGTCTCTACGGCACCATCCCCGGGCTCGTGCTCGTCCACGTCGTCTACGGCATCCCCATCGCCACCCTCATCTTCCGCAACTACTACGCCGCGGTGCCACAGGCCATCGTCGAGGCGGCAGCCATCGACGGGGCCGGCGTGCTGCAGACGTTCTGGCGGGTGATGCTGCCGCTGTCGCTGCCCGGGTTCGTCGTCGCCGGAATCTTCCAGTTCACCAACATCTGGAACGACTTCGTCTTCGGCATCGTCGTCGTTCCCGACCCGGGAAGCCAGCCGGTCACCGTCGCGCTGAACAACCTCTCCGGCACCCAGTCCGTGAACTGGAACGTCGTCATGGCCGGCGCGGTCATCGCAGCCGTCCCGACCGCGCTGATCTACCTGCTGCTCGGCAAGTACTTCATCCGCGGCCTGACGGCCGGATCGGTCAAATGA
- a CDS encoding carbohydrate ABC transporter permease, with product MTHTSTVPARQPARTSRLRSHGRWARLRRTWLGPALVAPSFILLAVFVYGFIGFTVFISLTQRWNPFNRDTTLRGDALGNYADLFSTPRFQADLRNTIVFTLLFLVASVAIGLVLAILVHHVVIGRAFFRSVFLFPYALSFIVTGVVWRWIFTPQTGANLLLKATGVSGAYASMTGKPLQPDWITDHRVAGELNGVLEPIIPGGTFLHTQVGIPLALIPVVIAAAWQLGGFAMAMYLAGLAAIPDEVREAALMDGAGPLQTYRKVILPMLRPVTLTTVVILGHVSLKIFDLVYAMAGSGVGFSTDVPGIFVYEQMFRALHYNAGAAASVVMLLLVCAVVVPYLARTYAREDS from the coding sequence ATGACCCACACGAGCACGGTCCCGGCACGACAGCCTGCCCGCACCAGCCGCCTCAGGAGCCACGGGCGCTGGGCCCGGCTGCGCCGCACCTGGCTCGGCCCCGCGCTCGTCGCGCCGAGCTTCATCCTGCTGGCCGTCTTCGTCTACGGCTTCATCGGCTTCACCGTTTTCATCTCCCTGACCCAGCGGTGGAACCCCTTCAACCGCGACACCACCCTGCGCGGTGACGCCCTGGGCAACTACGCGGACCTGTTCTCCACCCCACGCTTCCAGGCGGACCTGCGCAACACCATCGTCTTCACGCTGCTGTTCCTCGTCGCCTCGGTCGCCATCGGGCTCGTCCTGGCCATCCTGGTGCACCACGTCGTCATCGGCCGGGCCTTCTTCCGCAGCGTCTTCCTCTTCCCCTACGCCCTGTCGTTCATCGTCACCGGCGTGGTCTGGCGGTGGATCTTCACCCCGCAGACCGGGGCCAACCTGCTGCTCAAGGCCACCGGCGTCTCCGGCGCCTACGCCTCCATGACCGGCAAGCCACTGCAGCCCGACTGGATCACCGACCACCGCGTCGCCGGGGAGCTCAACGGCGTACTGGAGCCGATCATCCCGGGCGGCACCTTTCTGCACACCCAGGTGGGCATCCCCCTGGCCCTCATCCCCGTCGTGATCGCCGCCGCATGGCAACTCGGCGGGTTCGCGATGGCCATGTACCTCGCGGGCCTGGCCGCCATCCCCGACGAGGTCAGGGAGGCAGCCCTGATGGACGGTGCCGGACCCCTCCAGACCTACCGCAAGGTGATCCTTCCGATGCTGCGGCCGGTCACGCTGACCACCGTGGTCATCCTCGGGCACGTCAGCCTGAAGATCTTCGACCTGGTGTACGCGATGGCGGGCAGTGGAGTCGGATTCAGCACCGACGTCCCCGGCATCTTCGTCTACGAGCAGATGTTCCGTGCGCTGCACTACAACGCCGGCGCCGCGGCGAGCGTCGTGATGCTGCTGCTGGTCTGCGCGGTCGTCGTGCCCTACCTCGCCCGCACCTATGCCCGAGAGGACTCCTGA
- a CDS encoding ABC transporter substrate-binding protein, whose product MRRTPLWLAALTAVTALTATACGGGSAAGGQKTDKVEVFSWWTSGSEAAALNALIDNFKKANPGVTVRNAAVSGGGGSNAQQVLQTRLVGGNPPDTWQTHPGKAMGEVVDNGLALDLTDVYTVNKWNSAMPKPLIDAMSRNGKVYGVLTGVHRGNVLWFNKKVLAGAGIRVGDHLSRQEFDRALDKLRAKGKTPLCLGDKDIFASAEVLENVLVGRLGAAGWERLVEGRTHWSDPDVRAAVKEYTGLLDRVNSDHSALTWDQAVKRMADGGCGFNTMGDWAYGELLKDGKRDGKDFGYVPFPGSENVFVTVGDVFVASASSDNPDLVKKWIASVGSKESQLAFNKAKGSTPVRTDVDVSSLGSYQQAAAQDFRHKTLVSTLVHGEATSPGFQQAFFDAVNQLNSNKDIDAFVKALDGAARK is encoded by the coding sequence ATGAGAAGAACACCCCTCTGGCTCGCGGCACTGACCGCCGTGACCGCCCTGACCGCCACCGCCTGCGGCGGTGGATCAGCCGCCGGCGGCCAGAAGACCGACAAGGTGGAGGTCTTCTCCTGGTGGACCTCCGGATCGGAGGCCGCCGCCCTCAACGCCCTGATCGACAACTTCAAGAAGGCCAACCCCGGTGTGACGGTGCGCAACGCGGCGGTCTCCGGCGGCGGCGGATCCAACGCCCAGCAGGTCCTTCAGACCCGGCTGGTCGGCGGCAACCCGCCCGACACCTGGCAGACCCACCCGGGCAAGGCGATGGGCGAGGTCGTCGACAACGGCCTGGCCCTCGACCTCACCGACGTCTACACCGTGAACAAGTGGAACTCCGCCATGCCGAAGCCGCTCATCGACGCGATGAGCCGGAACGGCAAGGTCTACGGTGTCCTCACCGGCGTCCACCGCGGCAACGTCCTGTGGTTCAACAAGAAGGTCCTCGCCGGGGCCGGGATCAGAGTCGGCGACCACCTCAGCCGACAGGAGTTCGACCGCGCACTCGACAAGCTCCGCGCCAAGGGCAAGACCCCGCTGTGCCTGGGCGACAAGGACATCTTCGCCTCCGCCGAGGTCCTGGAGAACGTCCTCGTCGGCCGCCTGGGCGCCGCGGGATGGGAACGGCTGGTCGAAGGCAGGACGCACTGGTCCGACCCGGACGTCCGTGCCGCGGTGAAGGAGTACACGGGGCTGCTCGACCGGGTCAACAGCGACCACTCCGCCCTGACCTGGGACCAGGCCGTGAAGCGGATGGCCGACGGCGGCTGCGGCTTCAACACCATGGGCGACTGGGCGTACGGCGAGCTGCTCAAGGACGGCAAGCGCGACGGCAAGGACTTCGGGTACGTGCCTTTCCCGGGCTCGGAGAACGTCTTCGTCACCGTCGGCGACGTCTTCGTGGCCTCGGCGAGCAGCGACAACCCCGATCTGGTGAAGAAGTGGATCGCCTCGGTCGGCAGCAAGGAGAGCCAGCTGGCCTTCAACAAGGCGAAGGGCTCCACCCCCGTACGCACCGATGTCGACGTGTCGTCACTGGGGTCCTACCAGCAGGCGGCCGCCCAGGACTTCCGGCACAAGACGCTGGTCAGCACGCTGGTCCACGGTGAAGCCACGTCGCCGGGCTTCCAGCAGGCCTTCTTCGACGCCGTCAACCAGCTCAACTCGAACAAGGACATCGACGCCTTCGTCAAGGCTCTCGACGGCGCCGCGCGGAAGTGA
- a CDS encoding glycoside hydrolase family 88 protein, with product MTQTVAAAAQGLNPPASLRAAAERALGVAQEKVDRLVTSHGDYFPLYTEGGRWQHGKEAWTNWCEGFLGGQMWIFAEVTGDPLWRRRAEHYSLLVEDRKHDRNVHDLGFVFWPTWKRWYDLTGDAAKNDVVVTAGRTMGLRYNAAGRYLRSFLAPDSLFIDIMMNVGIVFHAAQHSGDDALLDIAHQHCRTTRRHLVRGDGSTAHEGIFDLSTGEFLRQSTQQGWRPDSSWARGQTWALYGFGTCYALTGERDYLDTAIACADHYLARTGDRLVPPNDWDEPDPRLPYESSAAAIAVSGLLQLADLVDGERAARYRGHAFAALDRLCQEDFLASHDPSWEGVLKRASYHESKGLGVDESVMWGDYFFTEALHKILGGPLTAAAVARPTA from the coding sequence ATGACACAGACCGTCGCAGCCGCCGCACAGGGCCTCAATCCGCCCGCCTCGCTGCGCGCCGCCGCCGAACGCGCGCTCGGTGTCGCCCAGGAGAAGGTGGACCGGCTGGTCACCTCGCACGGCGACTACTTCCCCCTCTACACCGAGGGCGGCCGCTGGCAGCACGGCAAGGAGGCCTGGACCAACTGGTGCGAGGGCTTCCTCGGCGGCCAGATGTGGATCTTCGCCGAGGTCACCGGTGATCCCCTGTGGCGGCGCCGGGCCGAGCACTACTCCCTGCTGGTGGAGGACCGCAAGCACGACCGGAACGTGCACGACCTCGGGTTCGTCTTCTGGCCCACCTGGAAGCGGTGGTACGACCTGACCGGCGACGCAGCCAAGAACGATGTCGTGGTGACCGCCGGACGCACCATGGGCCTGCGCTACAACGCTGCGGGCCGGTACCTGCGGTCCTTCCTCGCCCCCGACAGCCTGTTCATCGACATCATGATGAACGTCGGCATCGTCTTCCACGCCGCACAGCACAGCGGAGACGACGCCCTGCTGGACATCGCCCACCAGCACTGCCGCACCACCCGGCGTCATCTGGTCCGTGGCGACGGAAGCACCGCACACGAGGGCATATTCGACCTGTCGACCGGTGAGTTCCTGCGCCAGAGCACCCAGCAGGGCTGGCGCCCCGACTCCAGTTGGGCCCGCGGCCAGACCTGGGCCCTGTACGGATTCGGCACCTGCTACGCCCTCACCGGCGAGCGCGACTACCTGGACACCGCGATCGCCTGTGCCGACCACTACCTCGCGCGCACCGGCGACCGGCTGGTCCCGCCCAACGACTGGGACGAGCCCGACCCCCGTCTGCCGTACGAGAGTTCCGCCGCCGCGATCGCGGTCAGCGGTCTGCTCCAGCTCGCGGACCTGGTGGACGGCGAGCGGGCGGCACGCTACCGCGGCCATGCGTTCGCCGCACTGGACCGGTTGTGCCAGGAGGACTTCCTGGCATCGCACGATCCGTCCTGGGAGGGCGTACTGAAGCGCGCCTCTTACCACGAGTCCAAGGGGCTCGGTGTCGATGAAAGCGTCATGTGGGGCGACTACTTCTTCACCGAAGCGCTCCACAAGATCCTCGGTGGCCCCTTGACCGCCGCGGCCGTCGCCCGGCCGACCGCCTGA
- a CDS encoding aldehyde dehydrogenase family protein yields MTTTETTEPRRYPLLIGGEHIHAPEQRRFARTSPAHDRVVGEYAEATPQEVDLAVDTARKAFDDGRWRDLPGMERARLLRRVAALVEEHAEELARVEALESGKPIAQARGEVATTAELWYYAATLAQHAYGDSHNALGGDYLGLALREPVGVVGIITPWNFPLLIVSQKLPFALAVGCTAVVKPSQLTPGTTVILGDLVTEAGIPAGVVNIVTGKGGVGSRLSEHPLVDMVSFTGSTEVGKKVMTAAAQTLKRVELELGGKNPQVVFPDADLDAAVDAVVFGVLFNQGECCNSGSRLLVHHDIADEFVERVVQHARRVVVGDPLDETTKVGAIASDEQLEVIEQLVGEGTEAGAQLLLGGHRLDTPTGRFYAPTVFDHVTADMPIATTEIFGPVLSVLRFGSLDEAVSITNSTPYGLSSAVWTRDVDTALAYARRSRAGTVWVNCFMDGFPEISFGGYGESGIGRELGRHAVDAFTELKSVVVHTGPRRTPWVPAEGTH; encoded by the coding sequence ATGACCACCACCGAAACCACCGAGCCGCGCCGCTATCCCCTGCTCATCGGCGGCGAGCACATCCACGCGCCCGAGCAGCGGCGGTTCGCCCGTACCAGCCCCGCCCACGACCGCGTCGTCGGCGAATACGCCGAGGCGACCCCGCAGGAGGTCGACCTGGCCGTGGATACCGCCCGCAAGGCGTTCGACGACGGCCGCTGGCGTGACCTGCCCGGTATGGAGCGCGCCCGCCTCCTGAGGCGCGTCGCCGCACTCGTGGAGGAACACGCCGAGGAACTGGCCCGCGTGGAGGCATTGGAGAGCGGCAAGCCCATCGCACAGGCACGCGGCGAGGTCGCCACCACCGCCGAGCTGTGGTACTACGCGGCCACCCTGGCCCAGCACGCCTACGGCGACTCCCACAACGCCCTCGGCGGCGACTACCTGGGCCTGGCCCTGCGCGAACCGGTCGGCGTCGTCGGCATCATCACCCCCTGGAACTTCCCCCTGCTCATCGTCAGCCAGAAGCTGCCCTTCGCGCTCGCCGTCGGCTGCACAGCGGTGGTCAAGCCGAGCCAGCTGACCCCGGGGACCACCGTCATCCTCGGTGACCTGGTGACCGAGGCCGGTATCCCGGCCGGCGTGGTCAACATCGTCACCGGCAAGGGGGGCGTCGGTTCCCGGCTGAGCGAGCATCCGCTGGTGGACATGGTCTCCTTCACCGGCTCCACCGAGGTCGGCAAGAAGGTCATGACCGCCGCCGCCCAGACCCTCAAGAGGGTCGAGCTGGAACTCGGCGGCAAGAACCCACAGGTCGTCTTCCCCGACGCCGATCTCGACGCCGCCGTCGACGCCGTGGTCTTCGGAGTGCTGTTCAACCAGGGAGAGTGCTGCAACTCCGGAAGCAGGCTGCTGGTGCACCACGACATCGCCGACGAATTCGTCGAGCGCGTGGTGCAGCACGCCCGGCGGGTGGTGGTCGGAGACCCCCTCGACGAGACCACGAAGGTCGGCGCCATTGCCAGCGACGAACAGTTGGAGGTCATCGAACAGCTCGTCGGCGAAGGCACCGAGGCCGGCGCCCAACTGCTGCTCGGCGGGCACCGCCTCGACACCCCCACGGGCCGGTTCTACGCCCCGACCGTCTTCGACCACGTCACCGCGGACATGCCGATCGCGACGACGGAGATCTTCGGACCGGTGTTGTCGGTGCTGCGCTTCGGTTCCCTCGACGAAGCCGTCTCGATCACCAACTCCACCCCCTACGGCCTGTCGTCGGCGGTGTGGACCCGGGACGTCGACACCGCCCTCGCCTACGCACGTCGCAGCCGGGCCGGAACGGTCTGGGTCAACTGCTTCATGGACGGCTTCCCCGAGATCAGCTTCGGGGGCTACGGCGAGAGCGGGATCGGTCGCGAACTCGGACGGCACGCCGTCGACGCCTTCACCGAGCTGAAGAGCGTGGTGGTGCACACCGGCCCACGACGCACGCCGTGGGTCCCCGCGGAAGGAACGCACTGA
- a CDS encoding enoyl-CoA hydratase/isomerase family protein translates to MSDTRSTPPAGAVRLERHGDTAVIRLARPEKLNALTPAMLEQLAGHTEAVHADETIRVVLVAAEGDRAFCAGADLGAFADHDALAVWRHWVHTGHEAFRQLACLRQPTIAVLQAGAFGGGLELALACDLRVAADTATLGLPEVGIGTLPGWGGTARLMALVGPARAKRLILTGDLVDAPTALQWGLVDEVAPADEVQETAERLAAAVARRGPVAVQLAKQVLNHATPSSAEAFEALAGALSAATDDRAEGLAAFRERRTPHFRGR, encoded by the coding sequence ATGAGTGACACCCGTTCGACCCCGCCCGCAGGCGCCGTCCGGCTGGAGCGTCACGGCGACACGGCCGTGATCCGTCTGGCACGGCCCGAGAAACTCAACGCGCTGACCCCGGCGATGCTGGAGCAGTTGGCCGGGCACACCGAAGCCGTCCACGCCGACGAAACGATTCGCGTCGTCCTGGTCGCCGCAGAGGGAGACCGCGCCTTCTGTGCCGGAGCCGACCTCGGGGCCTTCGCGGACCACGACGCGCTGGCCGTGTGGCGGCACTGGGTCCACACCGGTCACGAGGCATTCCGCCAGCTGGCGTGCCTGCGGCAGCCGACCATCGCGGTGCTCCAGGCGGGTGCCTTCGGCGGCGGCCTGGAACTGGCCCTGGCTTGCGACCTGCGTGTCGCCGCGGACACCGCAACGCTGGGCCTGCCGGAGGTGGGCATCGGCACCCTGCCCGGTTGGGGAGGCACCGCCCGCCTCATGGCCCTTGTCGGTCCGGCCCGGGCCAAGCGGCTGATCCTCACCGGTGACCTCGTCGACGCGCCCACGGCCCTGCAGTGGGGCCTGGTCGACGAGGTCGCGCCCGCCGACGAGGTGCAGGAGACCGCCGAGCGCCTCGCCGCCGCCGTCGCCCGCCGCGGCCCCGTGGCGGTGCAACTGGCCAAGCAGGTGCTCAACCATGCGACACCGTCCAGCGCCGAGGCGTTCGAAGCCCTCGCCGGGGCGCTGTCCGCCGCCACCGACGACCGCGCCGAGGGGCTGGCCGCCTTCCGCGAACGGCGCACGCCCCACTTCCGCGGCCGATGA
- a CDS encoding acyl CoA:acetate/3-ketoacid CoA transferase, whose product MTRKPVISPAEAAALVPDGAVVSVSSSSGLGCPDAVLRALGERFGATGAPRGLTTLHPIAAGDMYGIKGIDHLAQPGLLDRVFAGSYPSGPSSAEPPLIRKLIEAGEVQAYNLPSGVLFQMHRSAATGQPGVLTTVGLDTFVDPRREGGRMNAATPQFVRVEQFDGREWLFYPAIGVDVAIIRATTADEHGNLTMEDEGSPLGALDQALAARAHGGLVIAQVKRIAEAGTLPAQQVRVPGVLVDRIVVDTEQMQTTQTPFDPALAGALRRPLTEVGPAAFGLEKVIARRAAMELVRDAVVNLGFGISALVPRVLLEEGCHTDVTWVIEQGAVGGFPLTGFAFGCALNPEAILASADQFTYLQSGAFDTSMLSFLEIDAEGNVNVSALPGRSHITAGVGGFADITANARHLVFSGYFTAGRSDLAIEDGALRIRRDGAAAKFVDAVQQVTFSGRRALAEGRRITVVTERCVMRLLPEGLTVTEIAPGADVQRDVVERAGFPLRVSDRLTVMDARLFRPEPIALDLAAGGHHE is encoded by the coding sequence GTGACACGCAAACCAGTGATCAGCCCAGCGGAGGCGGCCGCTCTCGTGCCGGACGGCGCGGTGGTGTCGGTCAGTTCCTCCAGCGGGCTCGGCTGTCCCGACGCCGTCCTGCGTGCCCTCGGCGAGCGGTTCGGCGCGACCGGCGCGCCACGGGGGCTGACCACCTTGCACCCCATCGCCGCCGGCGACATGTACGGCATCAAGGGCATCGACCACCTCGCCCAACCCGGCCTGCTGGACCGGGTGTTCGCCGGCTCCTATCCGAGCGGGCCGTCGTCCGCGGAGCCACCGCTGATCCGCAAACTGATCGAGGCCGGAGAGGTGCAGGCGTACAACCTGCCGTCCGGCGTGCTGTTCCAGATGCACCGCAGCGCCGCGACCGGCCAGCCGGGCGTCCTGACGACCGTCGGCCTGGACACCTTCGTCGACCCGCGCCGAGAGGGCGGGCGCATGAACGCGGCCACCCCGCAGTTCGTGCGGGTGGAGCAGTTCGACGGACGCGAGTGGCTGTTCTATCCGGCCATCGGTGTGGACGTGGCCATCATCCGGGCGACCACCGCGGACGAGCACGGCAACCTCACCATGGAGGACGAGGGTTCACCCCTCGGTGCTCTCGACCAGGCGCTGGCCGCGCGGGCGCATGGCGGCCTGGTCATCGCCCAGGTCAAGCGCATAGCCGAGGCCGGCACACTACCGGCGCAGCAGGTGCGCGTCCCCGGCGTCCTCGTCGACCGCATCGTCGTCGACACCGAGCAGATGCAGACCACCCAGACCCCGTTCGACCCGGCCCTGGCCGGTGCGCTGCGCCGCCCGCTGACGGAGGTGGGGCCCGCCGCGTTCGGGCTGGAGAAGGTGATCGCGCGGCGCGCCGCCATGGAACTCGTCCGAGACGCCGTCGTGAACCTCGGCTTCGGCATATCGGCCCTCGTGCCGCGAGTACTGCTGGAGGAGGGCTGCCACACCGATGTCACCTGGGTCATCGAGCAGGGCGCGGTCGGCGGTTTCCCGCTCACCGGATTCGCCTTCGGGTGCGCGCTGAACCCCGAGGCGATCCTCGCGTCCGCGGACCAGTTCACGTATCTGCAGAGCGGGGCGTTCGACACCTCGATGCTGTCGTTCCTGGAGATCGACGCCGAAGGCAACGTCAACGTCTCGGCGCTGCCCGGCCGTTCCCACATCACCGCCGGTGTGGGCGGCTTCGCCGACATCACCGCCAACGCCCGCCACCTGGTCTTCAGCGGATACTTCACCGCGGGCCGCAGCGACCTCGCGATCGAGGACGGCGCACTGCGCATCCGCCGGGACGGTGCGGCGGCGAAGTTCGTCGACGCCGTCCAGCAGGTCACCTTCAGCGGCAGACGGGCACTGGCCGAGGGCCGGCGCATCACCGTCGTGACCGAGCGGTGTGTGATGAGGCTCCTGCCCGAAGGGCTGACGGTCACCGAGATCGCCCCCGGGGCCGACGTCCAACGGGACGTGGTGGAACGCGCGGGCTTCCCGCTGCGGGTCAGCGACCGGCTCACCGTCATGGACGCCCGGCTGTTCCGCCCCGAGCCGATCGCGCTCGACCTGGCCGCGGGAGGCCACCATGAGTGA